The following are encoded together in the Brassica napus cultivar Da-Ae chromosome A9, Da-Ae, whole genome shotgun sequence genome:
- the LOC106435828 gene encoding stigma-specific STIG1-like protein 1, with product MNTFKISYFVVVLIMVMAIAITLSEPLRVEANHRNRYGQLIAATRGKKGGNRTSAMTCDKSPKVCRLKGSPGRDCCRKRCVNLRTNKLNCGRCGKSCQYSEICCNGYCVNPMFDKRHCGGCFKKCNKGRSCAYGMCSYA from the coding sequence ATGAATACATTCAAGATATCTTATTTCGTTGTGGTACTCATAATGGTCATGGCCATTGCTATAACACTTAGCGAACCGCTAAGGGTTGAGGCGAACCACCGAAACAGATATGGTCAGTTGATAGCCGCTACACGAGGGAAAAAAGGTGGGAACCGTACAAGTGCGATGACGTGTGATAAAAGCCCTAAAGTATGTCGTCTCAAAGGCAGTCCAGGTCGTGATTGTTGTCGTAAGAGGTGTGTCAACTTAAGGACCAACAAACTGAACTGCGGAAGATGTGGAAAAAGCTGTCAATACTCAGAAATTTGTTGCAATGGATACTGTGTAAACCCGATGTTTGATAAGAGACATTGTGGAGGTTGCTTTAAGAAGTGCAACAAAGGGAGATCGTGTGCATATGGGATGTGCAGCTATGCTTGA